AGAGAAAACCGTCTGTAGTCACCAGGTCTACCCGCGGATGATTGGGCCATGCCTGCAATAATTTTTGCAGCACTCTCGCTGTTGTACTTTTGCCAACTGCTACACTACCGGCAATACCAATAATGTAGGGCACTTTATGTGCCTGGCTGCTGAGGAAATTACTGGTCGCCTGATGCAGTTGTTGTGATGCTGTCACATACAGGTTCAGGAGATGCGCCAGCGGTAAATATACCTGCGTGATTTCTTCCTGTGTGAGTGGTTCGTTCATGCCATGAAGCGACTCCAGGTCGTAATCCTGTAGTTGCAGCATAGCATCACCGCTTCTTTCAGCCCACTCTTTGCGGGTGAAGGAGACATAGGGCGTGTAGCGGTCGCGTTTAAGAGAGGTGGTCATTATGAATATTTACTGTTTTATGTAAACGGTTTTTACATTCAGAAATTCGTGTGTGCCTTCCAGTGATAGTTCTCTGCCATAGCCTGATTGTTTTACGCCGCCGAAAGGCAGGCGTGCATCAGAGCGCACCATGGCATTGATAAAAACGTTGCCGCTTTCAATCTGTGTAGCCAGGCGTGCTGCTTTGTCCAGGTCGCTGGTCCAGAGGGCGGCGCCCAGTCCGAAGTCAGTTTCATTAGCCAGTGCAATGGCTTCCTGTTCATCCTTAGCTTCGATGATCACTGCCAGTGGGCCGAATGTTTCTTCTTTAAAAGCCGTCATATTATTGGTGACACCTGTCAGCAGGGTCGGCGCGAAGTTACAGCCTTCATGCGTACCTCCCAATTCCAACCTGGCGCCCTGACGGATGGTTTCCTGTAATTGTTTGGCCAGTTCCTCCGCCAGATCGGGACGGGCCATAGGTCCCATGGTAGTGCTTTCCAGCGTAGGATCGCCCTGTTGTATATTTTCCAGGAAATGATGTACAAGTTCTGTAAATGCCGGTACTACTTCTTTTTCCACAATCCAGCGTTTGGCTGCAATGCACGACTGGCCGGCGTTTTGCATACGTCCCTGTACCGCAGTTTTTGCAGCGGCTTCCAGGTCTGCATCTTTTAACACAATGAATGGATCGCTGCCGCCCAGTTCCAGTACTGTTTTCTTGATATACTTTCCTGCCAGCGCAGCCACACTTCTGCCGGCAGGGGTGCTACCAGTGAGCGTTACACCCTGGATACGCGGGTCTGCAATGATTGGTTCTATATTTTTGGAAGATACCAGCACTGATTGAAAAGTGCCGGCCGGAAATCCTGATTCGGCGAAAACCCTTTCTATGGCCAGGGCGCAGCCACTCACATTACTGGCATGTTTCAGCAAACCGGTATTGCCGGCAAGGATATTCGGGAGCGCAAAACGGAAAACCTGCCAATAGGGGAAGTTCCAGGGCATAATAGCGAGGATGATGCCTTTGGGTTCGTAAGCAACATAACTTTTGTAAGCATCGGATGTAATCAGTTTGGGTTGCAACATCTCCGCAATATTCTCTGCATAATATTCCGCGGAGGTAGCACATTTGAGTACTTCGCCTTCGGCTTCCAGTTTTGTTTTCCCCATCTCCTGTGTAATCAGTGCCGCATGTTCCGCCACATTATCTTTCAGCGACTTAGCCACTCCCATCATCCACTGGCAGCGTTGCTCCAGCGGGATTTGTAACAGCTGTCGGTAAGCACGTTCACCCATCAGCAGTTTTTTTTCTATTTCCTGTTCGGTATGTGCTGTGTATGCAGCAATGGTTTCCTGTGTGAACGGATTAATACTTGTAAACATAACGATAAGCTTTTAGTCATCGGCAGTTAGCCTTCAGCTGTCAATGGCTACAAATTTACTGCTTTCCGGTTAAAGGAGGTCGCCGTTGGTATAATGTCTCCTGTTAAATGCCTCAATGCTTTACGTATATTTGTTTCGCTAAAACAGCGCGTTATATGGCATTAAGCAGGTGGAATATTACGATGATGGCCGTGTGTACGGGTATGATCGTTGCAAATATATATTACAGCCAACCCTTACTGGTATTGATCAGTGAAGAGTTCAAAGTATCAGAGAGTAATGCCGGACAGGTCACCTTTTTTACACAGCTGGGATATGCGCTGGGGTTATTGTTCTGTGTACCGCTGGGCGACAAGCTGGAGCGTAAGGGACAAATTGTGATCATGACCCTGGCGGCCGTACTGGCGCTGGTGGCAGCGGCTTTATCCGTCAATATCGCGATGCTGAAGGTTACCGGTTTCCTGATTGGTTTCACTTCCGTGGTACCGCAACTGGTTTTACCGCTGGCAGCACATCTTTCTGATGCGGCCAACCGTGGTAAAGTAATCGGCGCTGTTATGAGCGGTCTGCTGGTGGGTATTCTGCTGTCGCGTACTTTGAGTGGCATCGTAGGGCATCACCTGGGGTGGCGCGCTATGTTCTGGATAGCTGCCGGCATCAGCGGCCTGCTGGTGGTGATCATGATGCTGACCTTCCCTAAAAGCAAACCTACTTTTGGGGGTACCTACGG
The Chitinophaga sp. MM2321 DNA segment above includes these coding regions:
- a CDS encoding NAD-dependent succinate-semialdehyde dehydrogenase, which gives rise to MFTSINPFTQETIAAYTAHTEQEIEKKLLMGERAYRQLLQIPLEQRCQWMMGVAKSLKDNVAEHAALITQEMGKTKLEAEGEVLKCATSAEYYAENIAEMLQPKLITSDAYKSYVAYEPKGIILAIMPWNFPYWQVFRFALPNILAGNTGLLKHASNVSGCALAIERVFAESGFPAGTFQSVLVSSKNIEPIIADPRIQGVTLTGSTPAGRSVAALAGKYIKKTVLELGGSDPFIVLKDADLEAAAKTAVQGRMQNAGQSCIAAKRWIVEKEVVPAFTELVHHFLENIQQGDPTLESTTMGPMARPDLAEELAKQLQETIRQGARLELGGTHEGCNFAPTLLTGVTNNMTAFKEETFGPLAVIIEAKDEQEAIALANETDFGLGAALWTSDLDKAARLATQIESGNVFINAMVRSDARLPFGGVKQSGYGRELSLEGTHEFLNVKTVYIKQ